One window from the genome of Pseudanabaena yagii GIHE-NHR1 encodes:
- a CDS encoding ISAs1 family transposase produces MNFIEQLKQIPDHRKSKGKRHPLWLVMCLTLLGVLCNYHGYRPLADFCEKHWQTLQTRLELAPESRIPSYSTFRRVIQGVEIEPIVKLFNEWCRNSYTGESGQWLAMDGKSIKCTVSNQTDSRQNFTSTVSAFTHETGEVIALAVSENKQISEIEVVKQVITSLQGQKASFTLDALHCQKDTVKLIVEQEQHYLIALKNNQPNLLKILDNLHQTTEALSYAEEFDKSHSRQVRRRVWVYPAPTHLRKQWSSLQSLIYVEREGWRDDKPFVESVGYISDLSLKAAQFLDPIRLHWGIENRLHWVRDVLFQEDTGLRRGGNAPTIWAIIHCFIMTTVRRLGFRTIPQGQRVLANQVHQVFDILSCSYSY; encoded by the coding sequence GGTAAGCGACATCCACTATGGCTAGTCATGTGCTTAACCTTGCTGGGAGTATTGTGTAATTATCACGGATATCGACCCTTAGCAGATTTCTGTGAGAAACATTGGCAAACCCTACAAACAAGGCTAGAGCTAGCACCAGAGAGTCGAATCCCGTCATATTCGACCTTTCGTCGTGTCATTCAAGGAGTAGAAATTGAGCCAATAGTTAAACTATTTAACGAGTGGTGTAGAAATAGCTATACAGGCGAATCAGGGCAATGGCTGGCGATGGACGGAAAAAGCATCAAATGTACTGTCTCCAATCAGACTGATTCTAGGCAAAACTTTACCAGTACCGTATCAGCCTTTACCCATGAAACGGGAGAAGTAATAGCCCTTGCCGTATCCGAAAACAAACAAATTAGTGAAATCGAAGTCGTTAAACAAGTGATTACCTCTTTACAAGGGCAGAAAGCCTCTTTCACCCTAGATGCCTTACATTGCCAAAAAGATACGGTGAAATTAATTGTTGAACAGGAACAGCATTATTTGATTGCGCTCAAAAATAATCAACCGAATTTGCTCAAGATTTTGGATAACTTACATCAAACCACGGAAGCCCTTAGCTATGCTGAAGAGTTTGACAAATCTCATAGCCGTCAAGTGCGCCGTCGCGTTTGGGTTTATCCTGCGCCGACTCACCTACGTAAACAATGGTCGTCTCTACAGTCTTTGATTTATGTGGAACGCGAGGGCTGGCGTGATGACAAGCCTTTTGTCGAATCAGTTGGTTATATTTCTGACTTGTCTCTCAAGGCGGCTCAGTTTCTTGACCCGATTCGCCTACACTGGGGCATTGAAAATCGCTTACATTGGGTGCGCGATGTCCTTTTTCAAGAGGATACGGGGTTACGTCGTGGTGGTAATGCTCCTACTATTTGGGCAATTATTCACTGTTTTATCATGACCACTGTTCGTCGCCTTGGCTTTCGGACGATTCCTCAGGGGCAACGGGTTCTCGCGAATCAGGTTCATCAAGTTTTTGATATTCTCTCCTGCTCTTATTCTTACTGA